A window of Castanea sativa cultivar Marrone di Chiusa Pesio chromosome 1, ASM4071231v1 contains these coding sequences:
- the LOC142621473 gene encoding ornithine carbamoyltransferase, chloroplastic: MSAMFSHCTPITSDKATSLSSSFYGHNLRRSAQLPGKFFSTISVSSPASSPAFRSRIACQISSSSSAATSPPSSSVNVQAKSGQKDFLHINDFDKATILKILDQAAEIKALLKSGDRTFLPFKGKTMAMIFAKPSMRTRVSFETGFSLLGGHAIYLGPDDIQMGKREETRDVARVLSRYNDIIMARVFAHQDILDLAKYATVPVVNGLTDFNHPCQIMADALTIIEHIGHLEGTKVVYVGDGNNIVHSWLLLASVIPFHFVCACPKGFEPDEQTAEKARKAGISKIEITNDPKEAVRGADVVYSDVWASMGQKEEAAFRRQVFKGFQVDENLMKLAGPKAYFMHCLPAERGVEVTDEVVEAPNSIVFPQAENRMHAQNAIMLHLFGL; this comes from the exons ATGTCGGCGATGTTTTCTCACTGTACACCTATCACCTCAGACAAAGCCACCTCTCTCTCCTCCTCATTTTATGGTCACAATCTCCGGCGATCGGCCCAACTTCCGGGAAAGTTCTTCTCGACCATTTCGGTGTCTTCTCCAGCGAGCTCTCCGGCTTTCCGATCAAGGATCGCTTGCCAGatttcctcctcctcctccgccgCTACTTCGCCACCTTCTTCCTCTGTCAATGTCCAAG CGAAATCAGGGCAGAAGGATTTTCTGCACATTAATGATTTTGACAAGGCTACTATTTTAAAGATCTTAGACCAGGCTGCAGAAATCAAAGCATTGCTAAAATCAGGAGACAGGACATTCCTCCCATTCAAGGGGAAAACAATGGCGATGATCTTTGCAAAGCCATCCATGAGAACCCGAGTTTCTTTTGAGACTGGGTTTTCCTTGTTAGGAGGCCATGCTATATACTTGGGACCTGATGATATTCAGATGGGTAAGCGGGAGGAAACTCGTGATGTTGCTCGTGTTTTGAGTCGCTATAATGACATTATTATGGCACGGGTCTTTGCTCATCAG GACATTCTTGATCTAGCTAAATATGCAACTGTACCTGTTGTTAATGGCCTGACAGACTTTAACCATCCCTGCCAAATAATGGCCGATGCCCTCACTATAATTGAGCATATCGGTCATTTGGAAGGAACCAAG GTCGTCTATGTAGGAGATGGAAATAACATTGTACACTCTTGGTTGTTGTTGGCATCAGTTATTCCCTTCCATTTTGTTTGTGCCTGCCCTAAAGGTTTTGAACCAGATGAACAAACAGCTGAGAAGGCACGAAAGGCTGGAATCAGCAAGATCGAAATAACAAATGATCCAAAGGAAGCCGTTAGAGGAGCTGATGTTGTCTACTCAGATGTGTGGGCCAGCATGGGACAAAAGGAAGAGGCTGCCTTTCGACGTCAAGTGTTTAAAGGCTTTCAG GTGGATGAAAATCTTATGAAGTTAGCAGGCCCAAAAGCCTACTTCATGCATTGCTTGCCCGCAGAAAGAGGAGTTGAGGTGACTGATGAGGTTGTCGAAGCTCCAAACTCCATTGTCTTCCCACAGGCTGAGAATCGCATGCATGCACAGAACGCCATAATGCTTCATCTGTTTGGCTTGTAA